The following are encoded together in the Trichomycterus rosablanca isolate fTriRos1 chromosome 19, fTriRos1.hap1, whole genome shotgun sequence genome:
- the LOC134333405 gene encoding bifunctional apoptosis regulator-like isoform X1, which translates to MSVSRSSLFLISMVTFDRSVMAGHCVVNIDPVNPRVEDEDDGHDEGEEEDEDLAAGISLPEVTCPCCYEVLLDPTTLTCGHSFCRHCLAQWLHSSGRAVCPTCRRAWQGFPKVNISFRDLVEKHFQSDLAKKRQRVLGDPHVAQSLLVLQGVEHRLSRRPSPPIVWWHQWLGKRSFFSGVLLTLSFVAVVFLVYHLGGEEGKVELLLKKPIGAWTTDEVTLWVESLGTWASPYRDTFLREQVNGRLLSALSEQDFSAPPYLIENELHRRAVLKEVRRVQELGFKRPRNLWEYKAVNGGKSLFYSYAMTDSPRLTLLYMYMFDYHDSFLPFIHTSCPSALNSSSEEALSFRNLEEPNRMQWLAFGVKFVLLPYQLISDFAWHWMDVHYWTARIVMWHALMLTLREGDLVWRLRGHLNLRTIPSIFTGHVCQMAAVFFSGLILWRFLPQFLWDRLFHWVIYFLPVTSTVTLLGPYVGLLRVNIPH; encoded by the exons ATGAGTGTGTCCAGGTCCTCTTTGTTTCTTATTTCCATGGTTACGTTTGACCGCAGTGTGATGGCCGGCCACTGCGTGGTAAACATCGACCCTGTAAATCCTCGTGTGGAAGATGAAGACGACGGTCATGATGAAGGCGAGGAGGAGGACGAAGACTTGGCCGCGGGGATCTCCCTGCCTGAGGTGACGTGTCCTTGCTGCTACGAGGTGCTGCTGGATCCCACCACGCTGACCTGCGGCCACAGCTTCTGCCGTCACTGCCTGGCTCAGTGGCTGCACTCCTCGGGCAGGGCCGTGTGTCCCACGTGTCGCCGGGCGTGGCAGGGCTTCCCCAAGGTCAACATCTCCTTCAG AGATCTGGTGGAAAAGCACTTCCAGTCCGACTTGGCGAAGAAGCGGCAGAGAGTTTTGGGCGACCCGCACGTCGCTCAGTCTCTGTTGGTGCTGCAGGGGGTGGAGCATCGCCTCAGCCGCAGACCCTCGCCACCCATCGTGTGGTGGCATCAGTGGCTGGGCAAGAGAAGCTTCTTCTCCGGAGTCCTCCTCACTCTGTCCTTCGTCGCT gtggtatTTCTGGTCTATCACTTGGGTGGTGAGGAGGGGAAGGTGGAGCTGCTGCTGAAGAAGCCGATCGGCGCCTGGACGACTGACGAAGTGACGCTTTGGGTGGAAAGTCTGGGCACGTGGGCGTCACCCTACAGAGACACGTTCCTCAGGGAGCAGGTCAAcggcag attgcTGAGCGCACTAAGCGAGCAGGACTTCTCGGCGCCCCCGTACCTAATCGAGAACGAGCTCCACAGACGTGCGGTCCTGAAAGAAGTGCGCAGGGTTCAGGAACTGGGCTTCAAACGACCCCGAAACCTCTGGGAGTACAAG GCGGTAAATGGAGGGAAGTCGTTGTTTTATAGCTACGCCATGACCGACAGTCCGCGCCTCACCCTCCTGTACATGTACATGTTCGATTACCACGACTCCTTCTTACCcttcattcacaccagctgcCCATCAGCGCTCAACAGCAGCTCGGAGGAGGCGCTTTCCTTCAGGAACCTG GAGGAGCCGAATCGGATGCAGTGGTTGGCATTCGGGGTGAAGTTCGTCCTGTTGCCCTACCAGCTGATTTCTGACTTTGCGTGGCACTGGATGGACGTTCATTACTGGACCGCACGCATCGTCATGTGGCACGCTCTCATGCTCACGCTGAGAGAGGGGGACCTCGTGTGGCGCCTCCGGGGCCACTTAAACCTCAG gacgATCCCCTCCATATTCACCGGACACGTGTGTCAGATGGCAGCAGTCTTCTTCTCTGGACTGATCCTCTGGAGGTTTTTGCCTCAGTTTTTGTGGGACCGTTTGTTTCACTGGGTGATTTATTTTCTCCCCGTAACCAGTACAGTTACACTACTGGGTCCATATGTGGGACTGCTGCGTGTTAATATACCACActga
- the LOC134333405 gene encoding bifunctional apoptosis regulator-like isoform X2 yields MAGHCVVNIDPVNPRVEDEDDGHDEGEEEDEDLAAGISLPEVTCPCCYEVLLDPTTLTCGHSFCRHCLAQWLHSSGRAVCPTCRRAWQGFPKVNISFRDLVEKHFQSDLAKKRQRVLGDPHVAQSLLVLQGVEHRLSRRPSPPIVWWHQWLGKRSFFSGVLLTLSFVAVVFLVYHLGGEEGKVELLLKKPIGAWTTDEVTLWVESLGTWASPYRDTFLREQVNGRLLSALSEQDFSAPPYLIENELHRRAVLKEVRRVQELGFKRPRNLWEYKAVNGGKSLFYSYAMTDSPRLTLLYMYMFDYHDSFLPFIHTSCPSALNSSSEEALSFRNLEEPNRMQWLAFGVKFVLLPYQLISDFAWHWMDVHYWTARIVMWHALMLTLREGDLVWRLRGHLNLRTIPSIFTGHVCQMAAVFFSGLILWRFLPQFLWDRLFHWVIYFLPVTSTVTLLGPYVGLLRVNIPH; encoded by the exons ATGGCCGGCCACTGCGTGGTAAACATCGACCCTGTAAATCCTCGTGTGGAAGATGAAGACGACGGTCATGATGAAGGCGAGGAGGAGGACGAAGACTTGGCCGCGGGGATCTCCCTGCCTGAGGTGACGTGTCCTTGCTGCTACGAGGTGCTGCTGGATCCCACCACGCTGACCTGCGGCCACAGCTTCTGCCGTCACTGCCTGGCTCAGTGGCTGCACTCCTCGGGCAGGGCCGTGTGTCCCACGTGTCGCCGGGCGTGGCAGGGCTTCCCCAAGGTCAACATCTCCTTCAG AGATCTGGTGGAAAAGCACTTCCAGTCCGACTTGGCGAAGAAGCGGCAGAGAGTTTTGGGCGACCCGCACGTCGCTCAGTCTCTGTTGGTGCTGCAGGGGGTGGAGCATCGCCTCAGCCGCAGACCCTCGCCACCCATCGTGTGGTGGCATCAGTGGCTGGGCAAGAGAAGCTTCTTCTCCGGAGTCCTCCTCACTCTGTCCTTCGTCGCT gtggtatTTCTGGTCTATCACTTGGGTGGTGAGGAGGGGAAGGTGGAGCTGCTGCTGAAGAAGCCGATCGGCGCCTGGACGACTGACGAAGTGACGCTTTGGGTGGAAAGTCTGGGCACGTGGGCGTCACCCTACAGAGACACGTTCCTCAGGGAGCAGGTCAAcggcag attgcTGAGCGCACTAAGCGAGCAGGACTTCTCGGCGCCCCCGTACCTAATCGAGAACGAGCTCCACAGACGTGCGGTCCTGAAAGAAGTGCGCAGGGTTCAGGAACTGGGCTTCAAACGACCCCGAAACCTCTGGGAGTACAAG GCGGTAAATGGAGGGAAGTCGTTGTTTTATAGCTACGCCATGACCGACAGTCCGCGCCTCACCCTCCTGTACATGTACATGTTCGATTACCACGACTCCTTCTTACCcttcattcacaccagctgcCCATCAGCGCTCAACAGCAGCTCGGAGGAGGCGCTTTCCTTCAGGAACCTG GAGGAGCCGAATCGGATGCAGTGGTTGGCATTCGGGGTGAAGTTCGTCCTGTTGCCCTACCAGCTGATTTCTGACTTTGCGTGGCACTGGATGGACGTTCATTACTGGACCGCACGCATCGTCATGTGGCACGCTCTCATGCTCACGCTGAGAGAGGGGGACCTCGTGTGGCGCCTCCGGGGCCACTTAAACCTCAG gacgATCCCCTCCATATTCACCGGACACGTGTGTCAGATGGCAGCAGTCTTCTTCTCTGGACTGATCCTCTGGAGGTTTTTGCCTCAGTTTTTGTGGGACCGTTTGTTTCACTGGGTGATTTATTTTCTCCCCGTAACCAGTACAGTTACACTACTGGGTCCATATGTGGGACTGCTGCGTGTTAATATACCACActga